The region TGAATGGCATCGATCCTAAGGTATTCTCCATCATCAAAATCCTCGAGGACGGCGACGTGAGCAGCATATTTTGTCAGGTAGACCCTTGCGAGAATTTCCAGGTCCCCACTCTTCTTGATCTCATCGATAGCTTTATTAAAATATAACTCAGCACTCTGTTCTTTGCCACTCAAATAATTTTTCTTGTAATTTTCCAATTGATTAAAAGAAGCTTTTGTCCAGTCGGGTACTTGTTTTGAACCGCAGCCCAGCAATAAAATACTGAAAGTTAATAAATAAACAATGTTTTTCATGGGAGTTTTATTTCCGGTTCTTTTTTAGATGGTAATATTTTATCAATATCATTGACAAGCTTGCCGATTGAATTGACTGTAGTATCGATCTCTGTTCTCAATAATTTTAAATCCTTTGTTGAATCGGACGCATCCGCACTGATTTTTACTACGTTATCGAGGGCCGTATTGATTTTTTCCAGCTTTAAAATAATATCCTTGAGAATTTTTCTGACTAATGGAAGGGCGCCATCATTGCCGTAAACCTGATCATCAGTTTTTGCAAGAAGATCTCTAATCTTTTTGAGGGACTCATTGACAGATTTAGCGCTTTCCGGGGTTCCGGTCGCCATCTCAATAATCGTATCTTTTTTCGCCAGGTTTCCTGTAAGTTTCTCCGAGTGGCTCAAAATCTTGTTAACATTACCCTGGGGATCAGCAAGATTTGCGGTAATTCTTTCAATATTAGTAACTACCTTATCCACCTTTGCAAGGGTAGGCTGGACTTTTTTTATCGTCTCATTGATGTCATTGACCATCACAATCTCAGGGATAGTCTTTGGCGACAATGCCGGGCTGTTCAAATTCTCCGTGGCAATAATAAGTCTGGAAGAACCTATGAGGGGTTTATAAAGGCTGAAAGTGCTGTTAGACCTGATCCATTTTGAATGCTGTTCCGGTATCCTTATTTTTATAAGGAGTATCCCCTGATCGTTGAGTTCTAACGTTTCTACCCTTCCAATTTTATAACCGGAAAAGAGGACAGGCATCCCCTCGGTCAGATCCTCACCGGATTTTGACGAGAGTGTATATATGTATTCTCTTGTAAAGAAACCTTTGCTGTAAGCCAGGTATAGTACAGACGCAATGATCAATACCGATGTGATTACCACAAATAATCCGACTTTGACTTCAACCTTTTTCGACATCGATCATCCTGTACCTGTCTTTAAACCATGTATAATCAAATATGTGGCATTCTTTAAATGAATCATAAATGATATTCAATGCATTATATATAAATCGGTCATCCGGAACATCCGGTATGATCTTGAAAGGTCTATCAATAACAATAATGGAATCCATAACCATTGCAGCCCTTAGAAGCATCGCAAAGAATCGCTCTTTATTGGTTAGAGCGGAGGTTCGCTTGTTGGCAATATGTTCCAGACCGTATCCTCGCAGATATTGAAGAACCAGGAGTTCTGCTTTGTCATCGGGTAAGTTCTGGTGATACTGCTTGATCAGTGCAATATTAACCCACACATTCAGGTTTGAGATAAGCGGGACATCGAGAGAAACCAGCCCCAGGTTTTGTTTGTTTTTCGCAGCGAAGTTTTTCAGCTCTTTATCCAATATGACTTCGTCTTCAAATAGACTTAAATAAAGCTTAGAATTAATGACAGCACCTCAATAAGAACAATAGCTATAAAGACATCAACCATACCATTCAGAACCGCTATAGGAATACTGGTCAGATCATTTGTTGCGTGCAAGCCGAACCGTATCGGGATTAATGTAATAAAAAAGCCAAAGGCGCAACATTTTACGAGAGATATTACTATATCATAAAAATTAGCCGAATTTAATAAAACATTTGAATAGGTATCCAAACTCATTCCAAACATGAGCTTTGAAAATATCAGGCCGCTCGTCAAAGTCAGGATGGAAAAAAGAGCACTGAGTAAAACAACAGATATAACACCATTTATGACCCTCGGTAAAAAAAGGTAGTCGATCACGTCAATATTGAATTTATCTAATGTGTTCAATTCTTTATTAACTTTCATTACGGCAATTTCGGCATTTATGGCAGAACTGGAACGAAGGGCAATTAAAAGCACCGTAACGAAGGGCGACAACTCCGTAACGACTAAACCCATCAGAATTC is a window of Deltaproteobacteria bacterium DNA encoding:
- a CDS encoding MlaD family protein; the protein is MSKKVEVKVGLFVVITSVLIIASVLYLAYSKGFFTREYIYTLSSKSGEDLTEGMPVLFSGYKIGRVETLELNDQGILLIKIRIPEQHSKWIRSNSTFSLYKPLIGSSRLIIATENLNSPALSPKTIPEIVMVNDINETIKKVQPTLAKVDKVVTNIERITANLADPQGNVNKILSHSEKLTGNLAKKDTIIEMATGTPESAKSVNESLKKIRDLLAKTDDQVYGNDGALPLVRKILKDIILKLEKINTALDNVVKISADASDSTKDLKLLRTEIDTTVNSIGKLVNDIDKILPSKKEPEIKLP
- a CDS encoding ABC transporter permease: MSGKKDIPMIDIIERIGKTSMNATGSFRDTLSFAFTIILRMFSKNSYSSATRMVLINQIYFTSVQILPLFIGISIILGSLLISIVFQIIKTLGLAEYLGRILMGLVVTELSPFVTVLLIALRSSSAINAEIAVMKVNKELNTLDKFNIDVIDYLFLPRVINGVISVVLLSALFSILTLTSGLIFSKLMFGMSLDTYSNVLLNSANFYDIVISLVKCCAFGFFITLIPIRFGLHATNDLTSIPIAVLNGMVDVFIAIVLIEVLSLILSFI